A genomic segment from Malus domestica chromosome 05, GDT2T_hap1 encodes:
- the LOC103434990 gene encoding large ribosomal subunit protein eL20y isoform X3, protein MSDNSKTRTLSGDQQGQSQQQYYGTFQGVANYYPPPPQPPPEPVVGFPQPVPPPGYSGRPPLPPHHHHHHQHGYQTVTGYAVVEGRPVSERRLPCCGIGIGWLLFITGFFLGGIPWYVGTFILLCVQVDYREKPGYVACTIAFHQYQVVGRKLPTETDEQPKIYRMKLWATNEVRAKSKFWYFLRKLKKVKKSNGQVLAINEIFEKNPTTIKNYGIWLRYQSRTGYHNMYKEYRDTTLNGAVEQMYIEMASRHRVRFPCIQIIKTATIPAKLCKRESTKQFHNSKIKFPLVFRKVRPPSRKLKTTYKASRPNLFM, encoded by the exons ATGAGCGACAACTCCAAGACCAGAACTCTCTCCGGCGACCAGCAGGGCCAGAGCCAGCAGCAGTACTACGGCACTTTCCAAGGCGTCGCCAACTACTACCCTCCGCCTCCGCAGCCTCCACCTGAGCCGGTCGTCGGTTTTCCTCAGCCCGTCCCACCTCCTGGTTACTCCGGCCGTCCTCCCTTGCCtccccatcaccaccaccaccaccaacatgGATACCAAACGGTCACTG GTTACGCTGTTGTGGAGGGAAGACCTGTTAGCGAACGCCGCCTTCCTTGCTGCGGCATCGGCATAGGCTGGTTATT GTTTATAACAGGGTTCTTTCTTGGAGGCATCCCCTGGTATGTTGGAACTTTCATCTTACTTTGTGTGCAGGTGGACTACAGAGAAAAGCCCGGATATGTAGCATGCACGATAGCT TTCCACCAGTACCAGGTCGTCGGGAGGAAGCTCCCCACCGAGACCGATGAGCAGCCGAAGATTTACAGAATGAAGCTGTGGGCCACCAACGAGGTTCGCGCCAAGTCCAAGTTCTG GTATTTTCTGAGGAAGctgaagaaggtgaagaagagCAATGGCCAAGTTCTTGCCATCAATGAG ATCTTTGAGAAGAACCCGACAACCATCAAGAACTACGGTATCTGGTTGCGGTATCAAAGCAGGACGGGCTACCACAACATGTACAAGGAATACCGCGACACCACGCTAAATGGTGCGGTGGAGCAGATGTACATCGAGATGGCATCTCGCCACAGGGTCAGGTTTCCTTGTATCCAGATCATCAAGACCGCCACCATCCCCGCTAAGCTTTGCAAGAGGGAAAGCACCAAGCAATTCCACAACTCCAAGATCAAGTTCCCGTTGGTGTTCAGGAAGGTTAGACCACCATCCAGGAAGTTGAAGACTACGTACAAGGCGTCAAGGCCCAACTTGTTTATGTAA
- the LOC103434990 gene encoding large ribosomal subunit protein eL20z isoform X2, whose amino-acid sequence MSDNSKTRTLSGDQQGQSQQQYYGTFQGVANYYPPPPQPPPEPVVGFPQPVPPPGYSGRPPLPPHHHHHHQHGYQTVTGYAVVEGRPVSERRLPCCGIGIGWLLFITGFFLGGIPWYVGTFILLCVQVDYREKPGYVACTIASILAVIAVILSVTKGSENLMRFN is encoded by the exons ATGAGCGACAACTCCAAGACCAGAACTCTCTCCGGCGACCAGCAGGGCCAGAGCCAGCAGCAGTACTACGGCACTTTCCAAGGCGTCGCCAACTACTACCCTCCGCCTCCGCAGCCTCCACCTGAGCCGGTCGTCGGTTTTCCTCAGCCCGTCCCACCTCCTGGTTACTCCGGCCGTCCTCCCTTGCCtccccatcaccaccaccaccaccaacatgGATACCAAACGGTCACTG GTTACGCTGTTGTGGAGGGAAGACCTGTTAGCGAACGCCGCCTTCCTTGCTGCGGCATCGGCATAGGCTGGTTATT GTTTATAACAGGGTTCTTTCTTGGAGGCATCCCCTGGTATGTTGGAACTTTCATCTTACTTTGTGTGCAGGTGGACTACAGAGAAAAGCCCGGATATGTAGCATGCACGATAGCT tCGATTCTTGCTGTGATTGCTGTTATTCTGAGCGTAACAAAGGGAAGCGAAAACCTGATGAGGTTTAATTAA
- the LOC103434990 gene encoding large ribosomal subunit protein eL20y isoform X1 yields the protein MGVFKFHQYQVVGRKLPTETDEQPKIYRMKLWATNEVRAKSKFWYFLRKLKKVKKSNGQVLAINEIFEKNPTTIKNYGIWLRYQSRTGYHNMYKEYRDTTLNGAVEQMYIEMASRHRVRFPCIQIIKTATIPAKLCKRESTKQFHNSKIKFPLVFRKVRPPSRKLKTTYKASRPNLFM from the exons ATGGGCGTTTTCAAG TTCCACCAGTACCAGGTCGTCGGGAGGAAGCTCCCCACCGAGACCGATGAGCAGCCGAAGATTTACAGAATGAAGCTGTGGGCCACCAACGAGGTTCGCGCCAAGTCCAAGTTCTG GTATTTTCTGAGGAAGctgaagaaggtgaagaagagCAATGGCCAAGTTCTTGCCATCAATGAG ATCTTTGAGAAGAACCCGACAACCATCAAGAACTACGGTATCTGGTTGCGGTATCAAAGCAGGACGGGCTACCACAACATGTACAAGGAATACCGCGACACCACGCTAAATGGTGCGGTGGAGCAGATGTACATCGAGATGGCATCTCGCCACAGGGTCAGGTTTCCTTGTATCCAGATCATCAAGACCGCCACCATCCCCGCTAAGCTTTGCAAGAGGGAAAGCACCAAGCAATTCCACAACTCCAAGATCAAGTTCCCGTTGGTGTTCAGGAAGGTTAGACCACCATCCAGGAAGTTGAAGACTACGTACAAGGCGTCAAGGCCCAACTTGTTTATGTAA